The DNA region gaaggggtttcaccatgttggccaggatggtctcgatctcctaacctagtgatccgcctgcctcagtctcccaaagtgctgggattacaggcgtgaactaccgtaCCTGGCGAGAatgctgttgttttttgtttttgtttttgtttttgtttgagacggagtcttgctttgtcgcccaggctggagggaagtggtgccatctcagctcactgcaagctctgcctcccgggttcatgccattctcctgcctcagcctctgagtagctgggactacaggcgcgcaccaccacgcccggctaattttttgtatttttagtagagacggggtttcaccatgttagccaggatggtctcgatctcctgacctcgtgatccgcccgcctcggcctcccaaagtgctgggattacaggcgtgagccaccacgcccggtgaGAATGCTGTTTTGAAATGACACTAGGGTTTACTgcctatcatgtgccaggcacttttcagGCATTTAAATGTTATATCACTTTAGTTTACATCTCCATGAGGTAAATATTATTAACTTCATTTAGCAGAAGAGTAAGACTAAGGCACAAAGAGTATCAGTAATTTGCCTAGTGGCTCCTGCCGAGTAATTGGCACAGCTAAGATTCTAATTCAGTCTCTTTGAAGCCAAAGCCAGACACTTGGTTTATGTCTGAAGATGCAACTCAACCACtctattaatcagggttctctagagggacagaactaatgggatAGATGTATAAATAAGTCGGAGTTATTACGgaatattgactcacatgatcacaaggtacggtcccacagtaggctgtctgcaagctgaagagcagGGAAGCCAGTCCGAATCCCAAAGTTGAAGACCTTGGAGTTCCATGTTCGAGGGCAAGAAGtgtccagcatgggagaaagatgtaggctcaGAGGCTAAACCAGTCTGGTCTTTCCAcgttcttctgtctgcttttattctggctcagttgattagattgtgcccacccagattgaggatgtgtctgcctttcccagtccgttgactcaaatgttaatcacctttggcaataccctcacagacacacccaggaacaattctttgcatctttctttctttctttctttcttttttttttttgagacggagtctggctctgtcgcccaggctggagtgcagtggtcggatctcagctcactgcaagctccgcctcctgggtttatgccattcttctgcctcagcctcccgagtagctgggactacaggcgcccgccacctcacccgactagttttttttttgtattttttagtagagacggggtttcaccatgttagccaggatggtctcgatctcctgacctagtgatccgcccgtctcggcctcccaaagtgctgggattacaggcttgagccaccgcgcccggcctctttgcatctttcaatccaatcaagttgacaatattaaccatcacaagtccacccgttgtcaacttgaacccatacacgtCTCCTAAAATCATACatcatcttcaaataaagacaataataaggccATAATTACGCTTAACATAATACAGCTATCCTTCGTACAACCGGAAacacaccaatccccaacccaaatgctattacatagaggtaacaacacttaaatgctgatatcaAGTCAGTAAGTCTTATGTCACGTGATaaaggcaaaagaaaggaaataaaatgaagatattttcttagtacaagtgtatacatgcacaaacatgttccTAACAAAAGGAGGAGGCAATACTCATGACagttacagtcctcatttctgcaactggtcacgTGGTCATAGCTCGTATTGATGACTACTTTCTTtgactacccattctgtattccgtTTGCCTTCAGCTAGCACCTCAGCAGATTATGTTTTCTTAACCTGGTGGAGTGACCTAAACCTtgattcctgaagggtctgggccatttgtaatCCTGCCTGGATTgtgctgttgtagtttcccattgaccttaatcacagggcacgGTAATATTAAGAGACACCCTAtgggatctcctgtattccatgcatacttccttacctccattgtggagcagtagactgatttcatcttgatagtctgggtcagtcaccccagccaacactgtaactcccttcttagctaGTTGACTTAAAGGTAAGAATAACCCAAAGTGgacaggtggcaatcttaacctccagtttaatggaatcattgttgtgtctcttGGTGGCagcgttcctccctctggaactaagacttctaggccagcagaacatcATGCCACGGAAACAACTATTTTGGAAACATCTAAATGCATGGGTCTGTACGAGGCATTGCGGTCCTGGGATGTAGAGAGAAATTTCCCAGAAGGCCTGTCTCAGGAAGTTTACAGCCCAATGGAGAATTTCATATAATGTAGGTGTCTCCATTCATGAAGCACACATAATTTGGAGGTAGCTGTTAAGAGGTTTCTGCATGCAAAATGTCATATTGGGTCTACAACTCCTTCAGGAGTATTAAACTGAGGCTTTAAGGCTTGGTACAAGTTTGGGGGCACAGTTTGCCATCCATGACATTAGCACATCTGTCTTTTCCCTGCTTCAGGGCTGGTGTCCAAGCTGAAATGGGAAAGTGTATCAtcttaaatgtgtgtgtgctgCCTCACTCTGCATCCATATCTTCCTTCACCAGCCTTGCCACCTCCTTTCCTCCAGGCCTGCCACCCTCACTGCATCCTTGCCCAGCCCTGTCCTTCCCCCAGGTTCTTCCTATCTCCTTGGCCACACTGCCTTCCTCCTTAACTTGCCTCTCCCCTTGCCCACCATCGCCGCCCCATCCCTCGGCCCCCACTCCTCTAGCCCCATCCTTTGATGCctgccccctcccttccttccgaCCCGCCTCCTGTGTCTCCCAGCCCTGCTCTGACGTGGGAGGTgagggggggtgggggggatggaTGACTCACAGTGTTATGATGCAGTTCCACAACACACAGCCACATTCACCCACAGACCGAGGTACAGAACGAGAGACAACCTCTGCCCCCCCCCAGCAGCTGGCCAGCTTTGCAGCCCCAGTCTTGAGTCCCCAACtaccctccccccacccacccccattcCCTTCCCAATTGAAGGAgcggaaagagaagagagaagagtgagcagagagattgagagattgagagagagagagagagatagacgGAGATCTCTGGAGCAGACCTCAAGGTGAGGGGGCAGCCCTTctccaaatgaattttttttctctttgcaaattTCCCCCTCCTGCTGCGTGTTGCTTTCTCCCCTTTGCAAAAGCATTATTCATCCACCCTttgtcctcccttccccctccctgctGCCTCCGCTCCTCTCTCTCGGTTCTTCCATCCCTCTCCAAGGTCTGACGATTCCCGCACTTATTTCCCGGCAACTTTGGCTGTAGCATCAGGCATTACTGTTTATTGTTTTGCTGCTGGTGCAGACCCCCAAAGCCTGCCCTGGGAGCTGGCAGTGCTGCTAATTATTTGGACCATACCATACTGAGAATACCAGCCTGGGGGGTGCCAAAACCTCAGAGCAGATGAGAAAATCCATTGTGAGCAGGTGtccccctccctttctttccccccTAAGAAGCACGAGATTCGCACCTGgttcctccagcctctgcctcggTGCCTCTGTTGTCAGCTGTCAGTTGccgcccccccccgcccccagccctccctctccccttcctcccacgGTCCAGCCCCATCTCACTTCAGGGGAACATCTCTCCCCAGCACTCGGCTTGCCTTTGTTTTTTCTCCAGTCATTTGCCCAACTTGCTTCTCCCTGTGATCCGAGATGGGTGAAAAAATGATCCCTACTCCCCTTTCTGTGATTCTCTGGCCTTCCTTGCAGCCTCTCCTTGGCTTGACTGGGAAttaggggaaagggagggaggtgtgacggctggaggctggagaaggAGCCCAAGATTGGGGACCCAAGCTGCCCCGTTCCCCATGCCCCTTGAAGGTGTTTCAAGGTAGTGCATGTCAGAGGGGAACTCGCAGGCAAAGTTGAAGGCAGCCCTGTGAAGCAGAGACTGAAAGGTGGTCTCTTGGCAAGGAGGGCCCGTTTCCTGCAGCCGGAGCCCAATGTCACCCTGAACTCAGCCCAAGGTGTTTTCCTGGGGCCCAGCCAGGAGGAGAGGACCTGAAATTGAAGATAGTCTCTATGGAGGTTTTGCGGAGAGACTGCCTGGCGGCCTTCAGAGTGTGGAACAGCTGGGTGCTTGTGGCCACTGCGGAGGACAGGACGAGGAGAGTCTGTATGCCCTGGCTAACCGCAGCCAACACTGTCTCGCCTCTGCTTAGTGCTCTAGCATTGCCATAGTGCCCAGCTGTCATCTCTGAACCAGACTTAGGCTAACCACCCACAGCGGGCTGGGAAGCTCTATGAAGCAGAAAGCAGCAGCTCACCTGCTTATCggagcccacaggggccaccTCCCTTCTTATCCTCTCCTCCAGCACCTTCAGCCACTCGGAAGCTGGCGTGTGGGCAGAAGGCAATCTTCCTCTATTCCTAATCAGAACCCAGCAATTACTTCATCTTCAGTCACCCACAGTCACTGCTGTTTGTCCCTGCCCCTGGGAGAAGGTAGAAACATTTTCTGCCTTGTGCCCCAAAGCACAGCTATTAAAAATAAGAGTCCCCCTTCTGCTGTTCGTTGTGGCCGTTGCTCTCACCCTACCAcacagccctgcccagcccaggaaTCAGGCTCGTCTGACACGCTACCCATTTCCCATTGGCTCCAGCTGTCAGATTGCctgagaaaatgtattttctgcctAAGTCTTTAACCAAGGGATAAAGCAACAGTTAGTAAAgaataggaaagagaaagaccaaggggcccagaggctgggaagacaAGCAGGTGCTTATTCTGGGCCAGAATGAGTGAACCAAGGTGCGGGAATGGGCGGCCACATGTGAGGGCTTTGGTACTGCTGGAAACAACTATAAAGTTCTAGTGAAGAGTCCCAGAGCGCAGGGCCCTGACCTCAGGAGAGAACTGAATCAGGGTTTGTATACCTGcctgcatgctccccctccccTCACCTTACACCTCCCCCGCCAAAATACATAAAGGATCAATTGTATTGCAAACAAAGGCCATGTAAAAGAAAGACCTTCAGGCATCCCCAACTCTTAAAAGACTCTGATCCCCTGAGACACGGTGCCTACCAATGCCTGTGCGCTGCAGAGCCTCACGAAGAACTGAAAACCAAGGAGAGGGCACTTGCAGATGACGTTGCTCCCATGGCAGCGTCTGTGCCCGTGGGCTTCTCTCTGTGGAAAATGGTGGAGGCTGCTTCTGTCCCAGGAGGGAGAAACACCGACTCCCTGGCTTTGGTGCCAGAAGCCTGGATCGGCTGCCAGGTTTGCCAGAGCAGGATGGGGATCCAGGGGACAGGGCGACAGTGCAACTGGATGCCGGGGGGAGGGTCAATGGTGATGGGAGAAGTAGAGGTATGGGTGAGCTGAGCCCCTTTTCCTCCATTCCCTCAGGACGGGCCCTCCTGAGATCACGGCTCCCCTGATGTCCTTTCCCCTCTTCCCAGGTGACTTCTGTTTCTATCTGATTCTCGTCTGGGGGGGCCCTCGCCGGGCAGCCCCCCAACACTCCTCCTGCCCTGAAACACGGCTCTAGCCAACCTGCTCCGCTGCTTCACCTGCGACCGTCTCTGCGGGGGCTGCACAGCGCCAGCCCCTCCAGCCCGCCAGGGCATTGTCCTCCAGCCCGTCATGCCCAGCTGTGACCCCGGtccaggccctgcctgcctccccacCAAGACTTTCCGCAGCTACCTGCCCCGCTGCCACCGCACTTACAGCTGTGTCCACTGCCGTGCACACCTGGCCAAACACGATGAGCTTATTTCCAAGGTACACGAAGCGGGGGCCTATCATTCCCCTGTTCTCGAGCATCAGGTTAGCCTGAACATCACCCAGGGGTGAGGCAGCGAAGCTCTTCCTCTCTCCCACACACCCCTGCGGGGATTCAGGCAGTGGGGCTGAGGCTGCTTGGTAGTCACTGTCTGTCCTATGTCTCCACAGTCCTTCCAAGGAAGCCATGGCCGAGCCTACCTGTTTAACTCCGTGTGAGTCTACCTCTTTCCTTGTGCGTGTGCTTGTGCTTATGTGTGAGTGAATAATTTTCCTCTGTGGAGAAAGGGGGGAATCCATCAGGTGATCTTGTGCCTTCAGTCTTTGCCTCCCCTTTTGCAAAGGGGTTCTCAGTCTGAAGTTCTCACATGGGGAGCCCGGggagaactgaaatcataacattGGAAAAAGAAGGCCCAGGCTCTAGACTTAAAGGGTGGATTATCAAAGGCAGGGGCTGTCCAGTTCTCTCCAGTTGGAAGTTCCCTTGGGCTGTCTGGGGACTGGACTGACAGTGCAATCCCACTGGGTGCTGGGTCCTTCCtgtttcctgagacagggtcaaTGTGGGTTGCGGGCCAGCTGAACAGCGCCTCTTGCTCACGGGGCTCCACTCGGTAGCTGACATTTTCTGTGAGAGCTGCAAAACCACACTGGGCTGGAAATATGTAAGTACCTGAGGAAGAGGGTCACCCTCTAAAGTGGAAGTCCCCACGGCCCTTCAAGCCCCAGTGACCACATCAGGTCCTTGCATGGtccaaagaggaaagaaagaactaGTTACTGGGTTGGGCTAGGTGGATGAGCCTTGGGGTGGGGGCCATACAGGTGGTAGTGGGGCCTGGAAGGAAACTGCTTTGTCCTACAATCACTGCTTTCTCCTTCACCAGGAACAAGCTTTTGAGACGAGCCAGAAGTACAAGGAAGGGAAATACATCATTGAAATGTCACACATGGTGAAAGACAACGGCTGGGACTGAGGGGCTCAGGCAGGCTGTGCCCTTCCTCCGCATGCCCCTCCTCCCCATGGCCCTGCCAAGCAGTCTATACCAGCATGAGTACTGCCCCACCCCTGGGGGAAACCTGGCTCCAACCAACCCCCCCCACCTCCACCATATCCACTACCAGGCACCCTTTGGAACAGGGGTCTGGGGGTACCCCAGGGGTGTTAAGGCTCAGGAGTGGGCAGCAGTCAGGGAGAGACAGAACTGGGGGAAAGGGATGGTTATGGGTCCTTCTGTTCTCAAGTTCCTGAAAGTTGAGGCGATGGCAGGGCGTAGACTCAGGCAGAGAGGATTGTGGGAGGAATCCGTTTTTGCTCCACCTCTTTTTGAGTGAACAGAGGACAAATCTTGGGTCACGGGGCTAGTAGATGGTGGACCACAGAATAGCAAATGAGAAAAGGCTTGGGTTGGAGTGAAATTCTGGTCTCAGGCAGCAGAACAGACCAGAGTCTCTGAGGATGAAGTTTCCCACCCCTATTTGTAGGGAAAAGGACTCACGTGCAGGGAAAACTCAAATCCCAGGCCCTGGGAACTAGTAAAAGAATCAAAGGGGTTTCCATTTCACTCCACTTGTTAGTTTATCTTGGCACTGAAGAGGCACTTTCGAATATCTAACTTTTGCCGTTGGGTGGGGTAGGGACAGCTGCACGCGGAacagcccccacccccagtcGGCTGCTTCCAGAACAAGCAGTCTTTATGGGCTTTCTCTGAGGCCCAGTCACTGCTCCTGGGACCCAGTCCCCTGGAGGGGAGGTGGAAAATCAGTGCTACGGG from Rhinopithecus roxellana isolate Shanxi Qingling chromosome 15, ASM756505v1, whole genome shotgun sequence includes:
- the YPEL4 gene encoding protein yippee-like 4 — encoded protein: MPSCDPGPGPACLPTKTFRSYLPRCHRTYSCVHCRAHLAKHDELISKSFQGSHGRAYLFNSVVNVGCGPAEQRLLLTGLHSVADIFCESCKTTLGWKYEQAFETSQKYKEGKYIIEMSHMVKDNGWD